The following coding sequences are from one Lolium rigidum isolate FL_2022 chromosome 6, APGP_CSIRO_Lrig_0.1, whole genome shotgun sequence window:
- the LOC124661902 gene encoding soluble inorganic pyrophosphatase 4-like — protein sequence MAPPAEAAANKEATPKKTPALNERILSSISRRSVAAHPWHDLEIGPDAPTIFNCVIEIPKGSKVKYELDKKTGLIKVDRVLYSSVVYPHNYGFIPRTLCDDSDPIDVLVIMQEPVVPGCFLRAKAIGLMPMIDQGEADDKIIAVCADDPEYRHFNDIKELPPHRLAEIRRFFEDYKKNENKEVAVNDFLPSEDAYEAIQHSMDLYATYICEGLRR from the exons ATGGCTCCCCCGGCTGAAGCTGCGGCCAACAAGGAGGCGACCCCCAAGAAGACGCCGGCGCTCAACGAGCGGATCCTCTCCTCCATCTCGCGCCGCTCCGTGGCCGCCCACCCGTGGCACGACCTCGAGATCGGGCCCGACGCGCCCACCATCTTCAACTGC GTGATCGAGATCCCCAAGGGCAGCAAGGTCAAGTACGagctggacaagaagacggggctcATCAAGGTCGACCGCGTGCTCTACTCCTCCGTCGTCTACCCGCACAACTACGGCTTCATCCCGCGCACGCTCTGCGACGACAGCGACCCCATCGACGTCCTCGTCATCATGCAGGAGCCCGTCGTGCCCGGCTGCTTCCTCAGGGCAAAGGCAATCGGGCTCATGCCCATGATCGACCAG GGCGAGGCTGACGACAAGATCATCGCCGTCTGCGCCGACGACCCCGAGTACAGGCACTTCAACGACATCAAGGAGCTCCCCCCTCACCGCCTTGCCGAGATCAGGCGCTTCTTCGAGGACT ACAAGAAGAATGAGAACAAGGAGGTGGCCGTCAATGACTTCCTGCCTTCCGAAGACGCCTATGAGGCCATCCAGCATTCCAT GGATCTGTATGCCACCTACATCTGCGAGGGCCTGAGACGGTAG